The following proteins are encoded in a genomic region of Herminiimonas arsenicoxydans:
- a CDS encoding Hypothetical protein (Evidence 5 : No homology to any previously reported sequences) yields MNGLEQRNRTFGECLTELKARLSFVAQGPSSNNNNPVLSSFLQEGHDYIYKKLKPTPARKKATITITAGSFLYDFHNDIEDEYIDPASVRSVWVLVDGVQRVQLTQGISEADREFSERSYPTRYDNLNGQIELWPIPDRIYPLVIEYIAPQPRFSQPADRPGVPDRLILLYAIANAKAHYRHPDAQAAGATFAEMLKMEQGDQHENRRYIVNDGQRATEMVRSTPDGYKLTVR; encoded by the coding sequence ACGGACTAGAGCAGCGCAACCGCACATTCGGCGAATGCCTGACTGAGTTGAAGGCGCGGTTGTCATTCGTCGCGCAAGGCCCATCGTCAAACAATAACAATCCCGTGTTGTCATCCTTCCTGCAAGAGGGGCATGACTACATCTACAAGAAACTGAAGCCGACGCCGGCGCGCAAGAAAGCCACGATTACGATCACGGCTGGCTCGTTCCTGTATGACTTCCACAATGACATCGAGGATGAATACATTGATCCGGCCAGCGTTCGCTCTGTCTGGGTGTTGGTCGATGGCGTGCAGCGCGTCCAGCTGACGCAAGGAATATCTGAGGCTGACCGTGAATTTTCTGAGCGCAGCTATCCGACGCGATACGACAACCTGAATGGGCAGATTGAACTCTGGCCAATTCCGGACCGCATCTATCCGCTGGTCATTGAATACATTGCGCCGCAGCCGCGATTCTCGCAGCCGGCAGATCGCCCTGGCGTTCCGGACCGCCTGATCCTGCTGTATGCCATTGCCAATGCAAAGGCGCACTACCGGCATCCAGACGCACAGGCGGCCGGCGCAACCTTTGCAGAAATGCTGAAGATGGAACAGGGCGATCAGCACGAAAATCGCCGCTACATCGTTAATGACGGTCAGCGCGCGACGGAGATGGTTCGCTCCACGCCTGACGGTTACAAACTCACGGTGCGCTGA
- a CDS encoding Hypothetical protein (Evidence 5 : No homology to any previously reported sequences), protein MGSITFSKFDLGIDLRKGASVSDANRLRDMLNAYVTTGLATEKRPGLVKVATLEPGTKGLFSGLGKLNTFYGAGTVTHANPLFVANKAQLGGVDTVVEDVPYADVFNGFIYAAIEYVGGTVKHNYFDGPAPEIADANCPHTPAVLKGASKMFAVGTDGTTVRYCKTGAPRDWTLANDAGFLPTGLNATGDRETKALGMYEKKLVALARDGAQVWTIDPDPTNMAFDDNVENVGTSYPNSLSTVGGDLFFLSDFGFRSITTSRLIDKREDVDVGSPIDPLVKGALAGMAGAPRAKYYYGTGQYMCAIDRTLFVYSLSRTSKIAAWSRYRMPFDVDAIAERLGVLYLRSGDDVYRFDEDIKTDDGVEYEVLLEMPYMDFKTPGVLKRITGIDIVMEGQCYFSLGWDVRNALALTDEVRIIGNTRGGGMIPIECCGTEFSPRFRNLDNKPFRLDSLTLYYENLGPV, encoded by the coding sequence ATGGGAAGCATAACTTTTTCCAAATTTGACCTCGGCATTGACTTGCGCAAAGGCGCGTCGGTATCTGATGCAAACCGTTTGCGCGACATGCTCAACGCATACGTCACGACCGGCTTGGCCACTGAGAAGCGCCCCGGTTTGGTCAAGGTAGCAACGCTGGAGCCAGGCACGAAGGGCTTGTTTTCTGGCTTGGGCAAGCTCAATACGTTTTATGGCGCAGGTACGGTCACGCACGCCAACCCGCTATTTGTTGCCAATAAGGCGCAATTGGGTGGCGTGGATACCGTTGTCGAAGATGTTCCTTATGCGGACGTTTTTAACGGATTCATCTACGCAGCAATTGAATACGTTGGCGGCACGGTAAAGCACAATTACTTCGACGGCCCTGCGCCTGAAATAGCCGATGCAAATTGCCCCCATACGCCGGCGGTACTTAAAGGCGCATCCAAGATGTTCGCTGTGGGCACCGATGGCACAACTGTTCGCTACTGCAAGACCGGTGCGCCGCGTGACTGGACGCTCGCCAATGATGCCGGCTTTTTGCCCACCGGCCTGAACGCTACCGGTGACCGCGAAACCAAAGCGCTCGGCATGTACGAAAAAAAGTTGGTCGCCCTGGCGCGCGATGGGGCGCAGGTATGGACGATCGATCCTGATCCTACCAACATGGCATTCGATGACAACGTGGAAAACGTCGGCACCAGTTACCCGAACAGCTTATCCACCGTTGGCGGCGACCTGTTCTTTCTGTCAGATTTCGGCTTCCGCTCGATTACTACCAGCCGCCTGATAGACAAGCGCGAAGACGTGGACGTCGGCTCGCCTATTGATCCACTCGTAAAAGGCGCCCTCGCCGGAATGGCAGGCGCACCGCGCGCCAAGTATTACTACGGCACCGGCCAATACATGTGCGCGATCGACCGCACGCTCTTCGTCTATTCACTTTCCCGCACTTCCAAGATCGCCGCATGGTCGCGCTACCGCATGCCATTCGATGTTGACGCCATTGCCGAACGCCTGGGCGTCCTATACCTGCGCAGCGGTGACGACGTGTACCGCTTTGACGAAGACATCAAAACCGACGACGGCGTGGAATATGAAGTGCTGCTGGAAATGCCTTACATGGATTTCAAGACGCCCGGCGTACTCAAGCGGATTACCGGTATCGACATCGTGATGGAAGGCCAGTGTTATTTCTCTCTCGGCTGGGATGTCAGAAATGCTTTGGCACTGACAGACGAGGTTAGGATTATCGGCAATACACGCGGCGGCGGAATGATCCCGATTGAATGCTGCGGCACAGAGTTTTCGCCGCGGTTCCGCAATCTTGATAACAAGCCGTTTCGACTCGACTCATTGACTTTGTATTACGAAAATTTGGGCCCGGTATAA
- a CDS encoding Hypothetical protein (Evidence 5 : No homology to any previously reported sequences): protein MGKPIDLIGQKFCKWTVISKAASPASYEHQQFWLCRCECGEERIRKGAQLRYAEKMGKAQMCNSCAATYGGTTHGKSKTSEYKSWFGMTARCTQPDHAAYANYGGRGITVCDHWRLFENFLADMGPRPSKQHSLDRIDNSKGYSPENCRWTTSINQNRNRRDNQLLTFNGKTQTISAWAEETGIGMNTIRLRIKNHGWSIERALTTSPTHPTDRIGMQYKNAQQYVFNGQSKTLRDWCATTGISMDRLRSRLKRGWSIDRALTQE, encoded by the coding sequence ATGGGCAAGCCCATCGATCTGATTGGTCAGAAATTTTGCAAATGGACGGTTATATCGAAAGCAGCATCCCCCGCCAGTTACGAGCATCAGCAGTTTTGGTTGTGCCGTTGCGAGTGCGGAGAAGAGCGCATTAGAAAAGGTGCGCAGTTGCGCTATGCCGAAAAGATGGGCAAGGCTCAAATGTGCAATAGCTGCGCAGCCACCTACGGCGGCACCACGCATGGCAAGTCCAAAACGAGCGAATACAAATCTTGGTTCGGTATGACTGCGCGCTGCACTCAACCCGATCATGCTGCTTATGCGAACTATGGCGGACGCGGCATTACAGTCTGCGACCACTGGCGATTGTTTGAAAACTTCCTTGCTGACATGGGACCACGCCCAAGCAAACAGCATTCGCTGGATCGTATAGACAACAGCAAAGGGTATTCGCCTGAAAATTGCCGCTGGACGACCAGCATTAACCAAAATCGAAACCGGCGCGACAATCAACTGCTTACCTTTAATGGCAAGACGCAAACCATTTCTGCGTGGGCTGAAGAAACCGGTATCGGCATGAATACGATTCGCCTGCGCATCAAAAACCATGGGTGGAGCATCGAACGTGCACTGACCACGTCGCCCACTCATCCGACGGACCGTATAGGCATGCAGTACAAAAACGCACAGCAATATGTGTTTAACGGCCAATCGAAAACTCTGCGCGATTGGTGCGCAACCACTGGAATTAGCATGGATCGTCTCCGCTCCCGCCTTAAGCGCGGCTGGAGCATTGATCGTGCATTGACGCAGGAGTAG